One window from the genome of Nicotiana sylvestris chromosome 9, ASM39365v2, whole genome shotgun sequence encodes:
- the LOC104231600 gene encoding probable inactive receptor kinase At2g26730: protein MAAFSIPVFLLVIFTLLSYSRVNSEPTQEKQALLDFLSQIPHENRLQWSSSTSVCNWVGVECDPTQSFVYSLRLPGVGLVGQIPVNTLGRLSQLRVLSLRSNRLTGSIPSDVFSNLKFLRSLYLQDNRFSGEFPPSLTRLTRLTRLDISSNNFTGPIPFSINNLTRLTGLFLQNNGFNGTLPSISLSNNGLVDFNVANNHLNGSIPSSLSKFPASSFSGNIDLCGAPLLPCTPFFPSSSPSPSPVLIPSDKKSKKLSTAAIVGIAIGSVVLLLILLLILYICLRKSKQRVKEAKRKPVATTATAVAGGEAGTSSSKEYDVMEGERNKKLVFVDGGMYSTFDLEDLLRASAEVLGKGSVGTSYKAVLEVGTTVVVKRLKDVVATRKEFELQMEVLGNMKHENVLPLRAFYYSKDEKLLVSEYMPAGSLSALLHGSRGSGRTPLDWDSRMRIVSSAARGLTYLHVSGNIAHGNIKASNVLLRQENQDACVSDYGLNPLFSNSSPLNHRVAGYRAPEVVETRKVTFKSDVYSFGVLILELLTGKSPNQASLGEEGIDLPRWVQSVVREEWTAEVFDVELMRYHNVEEEMVQLLQIGMTCVSIVPDQRPAMPEVVRMIDEMNRGDTDYGLRQSSDDPSKGSASQTPPQVSRTSPSGITP, encoded by the exons ATGGCTGCGTTTTCAATCCCTGTTTTTTTGTTAGTAATATTTACACTACTGAGCTATTCTCGAGTTAACTCGGAACCAACTCAAGAAAAGCAAGCTCTCCTTGATTTTCTCTCTCAAATTCCACACGAAAATCGTCTTCAATGGAGTTCTTCAACTTCAGTTTGTAATTGGGTCGGCGTGGAATGTGACCCGACCCAATCGTTTGTATATTCTCTCCGGCTTCCTGGTGTTGGACTAGTGGGTCAAATTCCAGTCAACACACTCGGCCGGTTGAGTCAACTCCGAGTTTTGAGTCTTCGGTCTAACCGACTCACCGGTTCAATTCCTTCTGATGTGTTTTCAAATCTCAAGTTTTTACGTAGTCTTTATCTTCAGGATAACCGGTTTTCAGGCGAATTCCCACCGAGTTTGACCCGGTTGACTCGGTTAACTCGGCTCGATATCTCGTCGAATAATTTTACTGGACCTATTCCGTTTTCCATTAACAATCTTACTCGTTTAACTGGACTTTTTTTGCAAAATAATGGTTTTAATGGTACTCTTCCGAGTATAAGTTTGTCTAACAATGGTCTTGTTGATTTTAATGTAGCAAATAatcatctcaatgggtcaattcCGAGTAGTTTGTCGAAATTCCCAGCTTCTTCGTTTTCTGGTAATATTGATTTATGTGGCGCTCCATTGCTGCCTTGTACCCCATTTTTTCCATCATCATCACCCTCGCCATCACCAGTATTGATTCCATCAGATAAGAAATCGAAGAAGCTCTCAACAGCTGCCATTGTAGGAATAGCAATTGGTTCAGTAGTTTTGCTTCTCATATTGTTGCTAATACTTTACATTTGTTTGAGAAAAAGTAAGCAGAGAGTAAAAGAAGCAAAACGAAAGCCAGTGGCAACAACTGCTACAGCTGTGGCGGGAGGAGAAGCAGGGACATCGTCGTCGAAAGAATATGATGTAATGGAAGGGGAAAGGAATAAGAAGCTAGTGTTCGTCGATGGTGGAATGTATAGTACATTTGATTTGGAGGATCTTTTGAGGGCGTCTGCTGAGGTATTAGGGAAAGGAAGTGTGGGAACGAGTTATAAGGCGGTTCTTGAGGTTGGTACTACAGTGGTAGTGAAGAGGCTTAAAGATGTGGTGGCCACGAGGAAGGAGTTTGAGCTACAAATGGAGGTTTTgggaaatatgaagcatgaaaaTGTGCTGCCTCTTAGAGCATTTTACTACTCAAAAGATGAGAAATTGTTGGTCTCTGAATACATGCCTGCTGGAAGCTTATCTGCTCTTCTTCATG GTAGTAGAGGGTCAGGCCGAACACCATTAGACTGGGATAGTCGAATGAGAATAGTGTCGAGTGCAGCAAGGGGCCTCACATACCTCCATGTTTCAGGAAACATTGCTCATGGAAACATAAAGGCTTCCAACGTTCTCCTCCGACAAGAAAACCAAGATGCTTGCGTCTCGGACTATGGATTGAACCCACTTTTCTCCAACTCATCGCCACTCAATCACCGTGTTGCTGGCTACCGTGCACCCGAGGTTGTGGAAACCCGAAAGGTCACATTTAAATCCGACGTATATAGCTTTGGTGTGTTGATATTGGAGCTCTTAACTGGGAAATCACCAAATCAAGCTTCACTAGGAGAAGAAGGCATTGATTTACCGAGATGGGTCCAAAGTGTCGTTAGGGAAGAATGGACAGCCGAGGTGTTTGACGTCGAGCTAATGAGGTACCATAATGTAGAAGAAGAGATGGTACAACTACTTCAGATCGGAATGACATGTGTTTCAATCGTACCAGATCAACGACCCGCCATGCCAGAAGTTGTAAGGATGATCGACGAAATGAATAGAGGTGACACAGACTATGGTCTTCGACAATCTTCCGATGATCCATCGAAAGGTTCCGCTAGCCAAACACCTCCTCAGGTATCAAGAACTTCACCTTCTGGTATCACACCTTAA
- the LOC104231608 gene encoding putative late blight resistance protein homolog R1A-10 translates to MNLLNLDNSWKLLRDKVFGPEHDHPLELEAIGKQIVGKCQGLPLTISVIAGHLSKIARTLDSWKDVAQTLSEIIASHPDQYLGVLGLSYHHLPNHLKPCFLSMGSFPEDFQIETCQLIQLWIAEGFIRTSGNGKSLEKVAEDYLEDLISRNLIMARKRRFNGEIKACGIHDLLREFCLIEAEMTKFMHVARTDPVLPTQKHNVRRFSFQTPSYSVYNYSKVLPHVSRSIYLFSGLTGLEVFSRFNLLRVLHIFHEDERFDSFPLAITKLFHLRYLAVRFDGSVPGSISELQNLQTIIIHGKEYRNITLPGKIWTMTNLRLMHLGSNSYFPRPRKKGISNKHNVVEMPNLEELFGLCSTSCSNEVFSSIPNLKKLIICYASCRTNDSAKRFIDMSSLTKLEALKCLRGDYSPDSIKSFGFPTSLKRLTLTRWFGFPWEDISTLVMLPYLEELKLKRWVVGDEVWRLSNEDKFERLNFLLFCQLDFRCWEASSDSFPNLKRLVLNHCPYLEEIPTDFGEICTLESIELHNCSTSAEDSARNIEQEQEDMGNNCLKVYIHSTQPKF, encoded by the coding sequence ATGAACCTCCTGAATTTAGATAATAGCTGGAAGTTACTTCGTGATAAGGTGTTTGGACCAGAACATGATCATCCTCTTGAATTGGAAGCGATTGGAAAGCAAATCGTGGGAAAATGCCAAGGACTACCCTTAACAATTTCAGTGATTGCGGGACATCTCTCTAAAATAGCCAGGACATTAGACAGTTGGAAGGATGTCGCCCAAACCTTAAGTGAAATCATTGCTAGTCATCCAGATCAATATTTAGGAGTGCTCGGTTTGAGTTACCACCACTTGCCTAATCACCTCAAACCTTGCTTTCTTTCTATGGGTAGTTTTCCCGAGGATTTTCAGATTGAGACTTGTCAATTAATCCAATTATGGATCGCGGAAGGTTTCATAAGGACGTCTGGAAATGGTAAAAGCTTGGAGAAAGTGGCAGAAGATTATTTGGAGGATCTTATCAGCAGGAACTTAATAATGGCTAGAAAAAGGAGATTCAATGGAGAGATAAAAGCATGTGGAATACATGATCTACTGCGTGAATTCTGTTTGATAGAAGCTGAAATGACAAAGTTTATGCATGTTGCGAGAACTGATCCTGTTCTTCCAACACAAAAGCATAATGTTCGTCGCTTTAGTTTTCAAACCCCATCTTATTCAGTTTACAATTATTCCAAAGTATTACCCCATGTTTCTAGATCTATCTACTTATTCTCTGGATTAACAGGACTTGAAGTTTTCTCCCGTTTCAACCTTTTGAGGGTATTGCacatcttccatgaagatgaaAGGTTCGATTCATTTCCACTTGCGATTACAAAGTTATTTCATTTGAGATATCTTGCAGTTAGATTTGATGGTAGTGTTCCTGGATCAATCTCAGAGCTTCAGAATTTGCAAACTATAATTATTCATGGGAAAGAATATAGAAATATCACTTTACCAGGGAAGATATGGACGATGACGAACTTGAGGCTTATGCATCTGGGGAGTAACAGTTATTTCCCCAGGCCTAGAAAAAAAGGTATTTCAAATAAGCATAATGTCGTAGAGATGCCAAATTTAGAGGAACTTTTTGGTCTTTGTTCTACAAGTTGTTCAAATGAAGTCTTTTCTAGCATTCCGAATCTAAAGAAATTAATCATCTGTTATGCTTCGTGTAGAACAAATGATAGTGCCAAACGCTTCATTGATATGTCAAGTTTGACAAAACTCGAAGCATTGAAGTGTTTGAGGGGAGATTATTCGCCTGACTCAATCAAGAGTTTTGGTTTCCCAACATCGCTTAAGAGGTTGACTTTAACCAGATGGTTTGGTTTTCCTTGGGAAGACATATCAACTCTTGTCATGTTGCCGTATCTTGAAGAGCTCAAACTTAAACGTTGGGTAGTCGGAGATGAAGTATGGAGATTGAGTAATGAAGACAAGTTCGAAAGGCTgaattttttgttattttgccAGTTAGATTTTCGGTGTTGGGAAGCTAGTAGTGATAGCTTCCCTAATCTAAAACGCCTCGTTCTGAACCATTGCCCCTACCTAGAAGAAATTCCAACAGATTTTGGAGAAATTTGTACATTGGAGTCGATTGAATTGCATAATTGCAGCACATCTGCTGAGGATTCTGCAAGAAATATTGAACAAGAACAAGAGGACATGGGAAATAATTGCCTTAAGGTCTACATCCATAGCACTCAACCTAAGTTTTAG
- the LOC104231609 gene encoding uncharacterized protein, with the protein MATNSTDDSSNISAARTVNQPAAIVIDSTYLYYFHPSDSPRMVLVNSVFIGKRYGVWRRAIIIALSAKNTLGFIDGTFSEPDATSTDFKQWNRCNDMVISWILNSLSKDIAESVLYSKTANEIWKELEVRFRQCNSAQLYQLQKELSDIVQGTSDIAGYYTKLKRI; encoded by the coding sequence ATGGCAACAAACTCCACAGATGACTCCTCAAATATTTCTGCAGCTAGAACAGTTAACCAACCAGCTGCTATTGTCATCGATTCCACTTACCTCTATTACTTTCATCCATCTGATTCACCAAGAATGGTTCTTGTCAACTCAGTTTTTATAGGAAAAAGATATGGAGTATGGCGTAGAGCCATAATTATTGCACTCTCTGCCAAGAACACACTTGGTTTCATCGATGGAACTTTTTCTGAACCAGATGCAACTTCCACTGATTTCAAGCAGTGGAATCGCTGCAATGATATGGTTATATCATGGATCTTGAACTCTCTATCTAAGGACATAGCTGAAAGTGTCCTTTATTCTAAAACTGCaaatgagatttggaaagaactTGAAGTTAGATTTAGGCAATGTAACAGTGCTCAACTTTATCAATTACAAAAGGAGTTGAGTGATATAGTGCAGGGAACCTCTGATATAGCAGGATACTATACAAAGCTGAAAAGGATTTAG